The following are encoded together in the Streptomyces tsukubensis genome:
- a CDS encoding serine/threonine-protein kinase, whose translation MSSPEQIGRYRVERRLGAGGFAVVWLAHDDRLQAPVAVKVMAENWAFRTDIRERFLSEARLLRRANSGGVVQVFDIGELPDERPYFVMEYADLGTVEDRLTAGPVPVAEALRLTAQAARGVAALHEAGIVHRDIKPSNVLLATAPSGRERVLVADLGLAKNLAQASGLTVVAGSPGFMAPEQSDPSMVMGSTDGAGSTGGSGDSYGIDGRADVYGLGAVLHHLLTGAVPGPPGKVLRPDVVRPGLPEGVSDAVMRALEPDRERRWPSAMAFARELEGLDAAAVEADTAGGGLPTGAGERDGDTGGGESTGGAGNGFGGVGAGPSTGLRSGAGSGVGPGAGSGAGVGSGSGSGAGAAPASAPAAESVSASDSEGWAWPVPERSALTQDGTSVPVTGPTPVPQPPTTERYQYPRGGASSSPAPSPSPSPSPSPARSPEPAPAPERFGSPAPERFGSPASERFGSPAPEPSPSSVPSASAPSASAPTPAASPWPDPATFRARPEAPAPAPTPSASDPARSQQRGAAPAWAQAALASAPTQDPGGGPGAERGQGPALTSHKDGAGTPGHDPSGSGLRTTAARPAKRKGRLLAAGAAVVVLVAGAAVAVVTLKGDGEPAAQKVRDASGRITVTVPGAWAKEKAGSGWDTASLGLRDGRKPGLTVAQDVGRWSDLTARVNGVFVGLGGDDDVADKVAEIGHNGCTYQGDKKISSAAWQGRKRTWSECGGGGQTLEEIGLAPAKGKGQAVYLQIRCDEDCGARTDDIVRELRVTS comes from the coding sequence ATGTCTTCACCTGAGCAGATCGGCCGCTACCGAGTTGAGAGGCGTCTCGGCGCGGGAGGGTTCGCCGTCGTATGGCTGGCACACGACGACCGATTGCAGGCACCTGTGGCGGTCAAGGTGATGGCCGAGAACTGGGCCTTTCGTACCGATATCAGGGAGCGTTTCCTCTCTGAGGCGCGGCTGCTGCGCAGGGCCAACTCCGGTGGCGTGGTGCAGGTATTCGACATTGGTGAGCTTCCCGACGAAAGGCCGTATTTCGTCATGGAGTACGCCGATCTCGGCACTGTCGAGGACCGGCTGACGGCGGGCCCCGTACCCGTCGCCGAGGCGCTGCGCCTCACCGCCCAGGCGGCGCGCGGCGTCGCGGCCCTGCACGAGGCGGGCATCGTCCACCGCGACATCAAGCCCTCGAACGTCCTGCTGGCGACGGCACCGTCCGGGCGTGAACGTGTCCTGGTGGCCGACCTGGGCCTCGCCAAGAACCTCGCCCAGGCCTCGGGGCTGACCGTGGTGGCCGGCTCTCCGGGGTTCATGGCGCCGGAACAGTCGGACCCCTCGATGGTCATGGGAAGCACGGACGGCGCGGGCTCCACGGGCGGCAGCGGCGATTCGTACGGCATCGACGGGCGTGCCGATGTGTACGGACTGGGCGCGGTTCTCCACCATCTCCTCACAGGCGCCGTGCCGGGGCCGCCCGGCAAGGTGCTGCGCCCCGATGTGGTGCGGCCCGGCCTGCCCGAGGGGGTCAGCGACGCGGTCATGCGGGCGCTGGAGCCCGACCGCGAACGGCGTTGGCCGTCCGCCATGGCCTTCGCGCGGGAGTTGGAGGGCCTGGACGCGGCAGCCGTCGAGGCCGACACCGCGGGGGGAGGTCTTCCGACGGGGGCCGGGGAGCGCGACGGGGACACCGGCGGCGGCGAAAGCACCGGGGGCGCGGGGAACGGCTTCGGCGGTGTCGGTGCGGGGCCGAGTACCGGTCTCCGGTCGGGTGCGGGGTCGGGCGTGGGGCCGGGTGCGGGCTCGGGTGCGGGCGTGGGTTCGGGGTCGGGATCCGGGGCGGGGGCGGCGCCCGCGTCGGCCCCGGCCGCGGAGTCGGTGTCCGCGTCCGACTCGGAGGGGTGGGCGTGGCCGGTGCCGGAGAGGTCCGCGTTGACGCAGGACGGCACGTCCGTGCCGGTCACCGGGCCTACGCCGGTTCCTCAGCCGCCGACGACCGAGCGGTACCAGTACCCGCGGGGCGGGGCGTCGTCCTCGCCCGCTCCCTCGCCTTCGCCTTCGCCTTCGCCTTCACCGGCTCGTTCGCCCGAGCCCGCGCCGGCGCCCGAGCGGTTCGGGTCACCGGCGCCCGAGCGGTTTGGGTCACCGGCGTCCGAGCGCTTCGGGTCACCGGCGCCCGAACCCTCGCCTTCGTCGGTCCCGTCCGCCTCGGCCCCGTCCGCGTCCGCTCCCACCCCCGCGGCCTCGCCCTGGCCGGACCCGGCCACGTTCCGTGCCCGGCCGGAGGCGCCCGCTCCGGCTCCGACCCCGTCGGCCTCGGACCCCGCCCGGTCGCAGCAGCGTGGGGCGGCCCCGGCCTGGGCGCAGGCCGCCTTGGCCTCGGCGCCGACACAGGACCCGGGCGGGGGCCCCGGCGCCGAGCGGGGGCAGGGACCGGCGCTCACCTCGCACAAGGACGGCGCGGGTACCCCCGGCCACGACCCGTCGGGGAGCGGCCTGAGGACGACCGCCGCCCGGCCCGCCAAGCGGAAGGGACGGCTGCTCGCGGCAGGCGCGGCCGTCGTCGTCCTGGTGGCGGGAGCGGCTGTCGCCGTTGTCACGCTGAAGGGGGACGGCGAGCCGGCCGCCCAGAAGGTGCGTGACGCCTCGGGACGGATCACCGTCACGGTGCCCGGTGCGTGGGCGAAGGAGAAGGCCGGTTCAGGCTGGGACACGGCCTCGCTCGGCCTGCGGGACGGGCGCAAACCGGGTCTGACCGTGGCGCAGGACGTGGGCCGCTGGAGCGACCTCACCGCGCGGGTCAACGGCGTGTTCGTAGGGCTCGGCGGTGACGACGACGTGGCGGACAAGGTCGCGGAGATCGGTCACAACGGCTGCACGTACCAGGGCGACAAGAAGATCTCCTCGGCCGCATGGCAGGGTCGAAAGCGCACGTGGTCGGAGTGCGGCGGCGGCGGGCAGACGCTGGAGGAGATCGGCTTGGCCCCTGCCAAGGGCAAGGGTCAGGCGGTCTATCTGCAGATCCGGTGCGACGAGGACTGCGGCGCACGGACCGACGACATAGTGCGGGAGCTACGGGTGACCAGTTAG
- a CDS encoding RNA polymerase sigma factor — translation MTPPEGPAQTGGPHHTEELAVRAAAGDQRALDELLRTIRPEVVRRCGRFLLYQEDAEEAAQDTLLQVSRNIGRFEGRSKFSTWLHTITANCARQKYRELKRRAQEMATPPSETSQPVDPRTTSVIAGSRLDLLDALERLERDSPHLVTPLVYRDICGMEYAEIVERLGIPLGTVKSRLHNARRQIRPWLSNFA, via the coding sequence GTGACCCCGCCCGAAGGGCCCGCCCAGACCGGGGGCCCACACCACACAGAAGAGCTGGCCGTCCGAGCGGCGGCAGGCGACCAGCGCGCCTTGGACGAGCTGCTGCGGACGATCCGACCCGAGGTGGTCAGACGCTGCGGCAGGTTCCTGCTGTACCAGGAGGACGCCGAGGAAGCCGCGCAGGACACCCTCCTACAGGTGTCGCGGAACATCGGGCGGTTCGAGGGGCGCAGCAAGTTCAGCACCTGGCTCCACACGATCACCGCCAATTGCGCGCGCCAGAAGTACCGCGAGCTGAAGCGGCGGGCCCAGGAGATGGCGACGCCCCCGAGCGAGACGAGCCAGCCAGTCGATCCCCGGACGACCAGCGTCATCGCCGGTTCCCGTCTTGATCTCCTGGACGCCCTGGAACGGCTTGAGCGCGACAGCCCGCATCTCGTGACGCCTCTCGTCTACCGGGACATCTGCGGGATGGAGTACGCGGAGATCGTGGAACGGCTCGGCATCCCGCTGGGTACGGTCAAGTCGCGGCTGCACAACGCCAGGCGCCAGATCCGCCCCTGGCTCAGCAACTTCGCCTGA
- a CDS encoding peroxiredoxin gives MASSPQVGEYVADFSLPGGVLLTAGDHGETVFERDTYTLSAARGRPLVLAFYPGDNTSVCTKQLCSYSSGLDTFTGLGAQVWGISPQDVDSHEAFARAQDLRMPLLADTGREAARAFGVTAPGIGVRRSVFLIGPDGVLRWKHVALLGATFQSLDTLAARIAEITA, from the coding sequence ATGGCATCGAGCCCCCAAGTCGGCGAGTACGTGGCGGACTTCAGCCTCCCGGGCGGTGTGCTGCTGACCGCGGGGGACCACGGCGAAACGGTCTTCGAACGCGATACGTACACACTCTCCGCCGCACGGGGCCGCCCCCTCGTGCTCGCCTTCTACCCGGGGGACAACACCAGCGTCTGCACGAAGCAACTCTGCTCGTACTCGTCGGGGCTCGACACCTTCACGGGGCTCGGCGCCCAGGTGTGGGGCATCAGCCCTCAGGACGTGGACAGTCACGAGGCGTTCGCCCGCGCGCAGGACCTGCGGATGCCGCTGCTCGCCGACACCGGACGGGAGGCGGCCCGCGCCTTCGGCGTCACCGCGCCGGGCATCGGAGTACGCCGCTCGGTCTTCCTGATCGGCCCCGACGGCGTACTGCGCTGGAAACACGTGGCGTTGCTCGGCGCCACCTTCCAGTCCCTGGACACCCTGGCCGCGCGGATCGCGGAGATCACGGCGTAG
- a CDS encoding nitroreductase family deazaflavin-dependent oxidoreductase has translation MPLEGEYQPSPEKWARDQVEQYESSGGTEGTTIKGMPVIVLTTLGAKSGKIRKTPLMRVEHDGKYAVVASLGGAPKHPVWYFNISANPDVELQDGPVRKDYTAREATGDEKAKWWEWAVEAYPPYAEYQEKTDREIPLFVLEPKDA, from the coding sequence ATGCCACTTGAAGGCGAGTACCAGCCCAGCCCCGAGAAGTGGGCGCGCGATCAGGTCGAGCAGTACGAGAGCTCGGGCGGCACCGAGGGCACGACGATAAAGGGTATGCCCGTGATCGTGCTCACGACCCTCGGCGCGAAGAGCGGAAAGATCCGTAAGACCCCGCTGATGCGGGTGGAGCACGACGGCAAGTACGCGGTCGTCGCGTCCCTGGGCGGCGCGCCCAAGCACCCCGTCTGGTACTTCAACATCAGCGCCAACCCGGACGTGGAGCTCCAGGACGGCCCCGTACGCAAGGACTACACCGCGCGCGAGGCGACCGGCGACGAGAAGGCCAAGTGGTGGGAGTGGGCCGTCGAGGCGTATCCCCCCTACGCCGAGTACCAGGAGAAGACCGACCGCGAGATCCCGCTCTTCGTCCTCGAACCGAAGGACGCGTAG
- a CDS encoding GlsB/YeaQ/YmgE family stress response membrane protein, translating into MEISGIISAIIIGIVIGVLGRLVVPGRQRIGILWTILVGIVAALIGAWIADAADVADTNGIDWIEWLIQIGLAAIGVAALDRAKSRR; encoded by the coding sequence ATGGAGATCTCGGGCATTATCAGTGCCATCATCATCGGGATCGTCATCGGTGTCCTGGGACGGCTCGTCGTCCCAGGACGTCAGCGCATCGGCATCCTGTGGACGATCCTGGTCGGTATCGTCGCCGCACTCATCGGCGCGTGGATCGCCGACGCCGCCGACGTGGCGGACACCAACGGCATCGACTGGATCGAATGGCTCATCCAGATCGGCCTCGCGGCGATCGGCGTGGCGGCGCTCGACCGCGCCAAGTCCCGCCGCTAG
- a CDS encoding acyltransferase family protein, translating into MPVAGKSGKPAKQRDAFFDNAKYLAIVLVAMGHAWEPLRGDSRAASALYITVYSFHMPAFIIISGYFSRSFDMRPDRLRRLITGVAVPYVIFEVAYTLFKRYADNDPHYPFSLLDPWYLTWFLIALFVWRLTTPLWKAVRWPVPLALAIAVLASVSPDIGDDLDLQRVLQFLPFFVLGLALKPEHFQLVRRREARILSVPIFAAALVFAYWAAPRMNAAWFYRRDSAQELGAPGWTGVVMTLAMFGCSLVLVGCFLAWVPRRHMWFTVLGAGTLYGYLFHGFLAKGSRFWDWYDAEWLHSPGGEIAATLIAASVITALCTPPVQRMFKFAMEPEMRWAFKRDAAEIAKDRSRAGGRG; encoded by the coding sequence GTGCCCGTGGCCGGGAAGAGCGGCAAACCCGCGAAGCAGCGGGACGCGTTCTTCGACAACGCCAAGTACCTGGCGATCGTGCTGGTCGCCATGGGTCATGCCTGGGAGCCGCTGAGAGGGGACAGCAGAGCGGCGTCCGCCCTCTACATCACCGTCTACAGCTTCCACATGCCGGCGTTCATCATCATCTCCGGCTACTTCTCCCGCAGTTTCGACATGCGGCCCGACCGGCTGAGGCGTCTGATCACCGGCGTCGCCGTGCCGTACGTCATCTTCGAGGTCGCGTACACGCTCTTCAAGCGGTACGCGGACAACGACCCGCACTATCCGTTCAGCCTGCTCGACCCCTGGTACCTGACCTGGTTCCTGATCGCGCTGTTCGTGTGGCGGCTGACGACCCCGCTGTGGAAGGCGGTGCGGTGGCCGGTACCGCTGGCCCTCGCCATCGCCGTCCTCGCGTCCGTCTCCCCGGACATCGGCGACGACCTGGACCTTCAGCGGGTCCTTCAGTTCCTGCCGTTCTTCGTACTCGGCCTCGCCCTGAAGCCGGAGCACTTCCAGCTCGTCCGCAGGCGGGAGGCGCGGATCCTCTCCGTGCCGATCTTCGCGGCGGCACTGGTCTTCGCCTACTGGGCGGCGCCCCGGATGAACGCGGCCTGGTTCTACCGGCGTGACAGCGCGCAGGAATTGGGCGCTCCCGGCTGGACGGGCGTCGTGATGACGCTGGCGATGTTCGGCTGCTCGCTGGTGCTCGTCGGCTGCTTCCTCGCCTGGGTGCCGCGCCGCCACATGTGGTTCACGGTGCTGGGTGCGGGGACGCTCTACGGCTACCTGTTCCACGGCTTCCTCGCCAAGGGCTCGCGCTTCTGGGACTGGTACGACGCGGAGTGGCTGCACTCGCCGGGTGGCGAGATCGCGGCGACGCTGATCGCGGCGAGCGTGATCACGGCCCTGTGCACCCCGCCGGTGCAGCGGATGTTCAAGTTCGCGATGGAGCCGGAGATGCGGTGGGCGTTCAAACGGGACGCGGCCGAGATCGCGAAGGACCGGAGCAGGGCCGGCGGGCGCGGCTGA
- a CDS encoding hemolysin family protein: protein MTAVQLIVGLFTLVTNAFFVGAEFSLISVRRSQIEPLADEGDRRARSTLKALENISAMLATAQLGVTASSLVLGAVAEPAIAHLLEPVFEAVSMPHGLVHPIAFVIALTVATYLHMLIGEMVPKNIALAEPARTALLLGPALLWLTHALRPVVISINAFANTLLRLLRVEPKDEVESVFTDDQLARMVQDSSEAGLLTPADSGRLRDALELGTRPVGEILVPDATMVTVDQRVTPAGLERAAAGSGFSRLPVTGTGGTLLGYLHIKDTLGVADRDEPFPRSAIRPVTRVRIDTPLDDTLTALRGDDSHLAAVTGESGTVLGFVTMEDVLSELVGPATGGPGTKSGPGTKSGPAAEAD, encoded by the coding sequence ATGACCGCCGTCCAGCTCATCGTGGGGCTCTTCACCCTGGTGACCAACGCCTTCTTCGTCGGCGCCGAGTTCTCCCTGATCTCCGTACGCCGCAGTCAGATCGAGCCACTGGCCGACGAGGGCGACAGACGGGCGCGGTCCACGCTCAAGGCCCTGGAGAACATCTCCGCGATGCTCGCCACCGCCCAACTCGGCGTAACCGCCTCCTCGTTGGTGCTCGGCGCGGTCGCGGAACCGGCCATCGCCCATCTGCTTGAGCCCGTCTTCGAGGCGGTGAGCATGCCGCACGGCCTCGTGCACCCCATCGCCTTCGTCATCGCGCTGACGGTCGCCACGTATCTGCACATGCTCATCGGCGAGATGGTGCCGAAGAACATCGCCCTCGCGGAGCCCGCGCGGACCGCGCTGCTGCTCGGCCCCGCCCTGCTCTGGCTCACCCACGCGCTGCGTCCCGTGGTCATCTCCATCAACGCCTTCGCCAACACCCTGCTGCGGCTGCTGCGCGTCGAACCCAAGGACGAGGTCGAGTCGGTCTTCACCGACGACCAGCTCGCCCGTATGGTCCAGGACTCCAGCGAGGCGGGGCTGCTCACCCCGGCCGACAGCGGCCGGCTGCGGGACGCGCTCGAACTGGGCACGCGGCCGGTCGGCGAAATCCTGGTGCCCGACGCCACGATGGTCACCGTGGACCAGCGGGTCACCCCGGCAGGACTCGAACGGGCGGCGGCCGGGTCGGGCTTCTCCCGGCTGCCCGTGACGGGGACGGGCGGCACGCTGCTCGGCTACCTCCACATCAAGGACACCCTCGGGGTGGCCGACCGGGACGAGCCCTTCCCGCGCTCCGCGATCCGGCCGGTCACCCGGGTCCGTATCGACACGCCCCTGGACGACACCCTCACCGCGCTGCGCGGGGATGACAGCCATCTCGCGGCGGTCACCGGCGAGAGCGGTACCGTGCTCGGGTTCGTCACCATGGAGGACGTGCTGTCCGAACTGGTCGGCCCCGCCACGGGCGGACCTGGGACCAAGTCCGGACCCGGGACCAAGTCCGGACCAGCGGCCGAGGCCGACTGA
- a CDS encoding hemolysin family protein: protein MTEILYLVIALVLTLACALFVAAEFSLTTVERSDLERAAEAGERGADSALTAVRTLTFQLSGAQLGITVTSLVIGMLAEPALGILLRGPLEAVGLGGAASTVATVLGVLISTVVLMVVGELVPKNWAIARPVAVAKAVAGPHRRFSAVFGPFINHLNSTANRFVRRFGLEPTEELASVRGPDELVALARRSADEGAIEADSAELFIRTLHLSDLTAQNVMTPRVDVQALETHATAADAANLTHATGLSRFPVFRDHLDDVIGSVHIRDVLALEPAVRAATPVTQLATPPLLVPDTLPADRLLERMRAEHTMAVVIDEYGGTAGVATVEDIVEEVVGEVRDEHDPEETDDLLPGGPDEDGRATWEAVGGLRIDQLARIGLRAEDGPYETVAGLLAALLGRIPEPGDTVRVDGWRLTVLGVDHHRAERVRITEPTPGAATVPGDSGAAPGDSGEGPGDSGEGPGTAGEGPGSTGEGSGNSHESSGNSGEEEGR from the coding sequence GTGACCGAGATCCTGTATCTGGTGATCGCCCTCGTCCTCACTCTGGCCTGCGCCCTCTTCGTCGCCGCGGAGTTCTCGCTGACGACCGTCGAACGCTCGGATCTGGAGCGGGCCGCCGAGGCGGGCGAGCGCGGCGCGGACAGCGCGCTCACGGCGGTGCGCACGCTCACCTTCCAGCTCTCCGGCGCTCAGCTCGGCATCACCGTCACCTCGCTGGTCATCGGCATGCTGGCGGAGCCCGCGCTCGGCATACTGCTGCGCGGCCCACTGGAGGCGGTCGGGCTCGGCGGCGCCGCCTCCACGGTCGCCACCGTCCTCGGCGTACTGATCTCGACGGTCGTCCTCATGGTCGTGGGGGAGCTGGTCCCGAAGAACTGGGCCATCGCGAGGCCCGTGGCGGTGGCGAAGGCCGTCGCCGGGCCGCACCGCCGCTTCTCCGCCGTCTTCGGCCCGTTCATCAACCACCTCAACAGCACCGCCAACCGTTTCGTACGCCGCTTCGGCCTGGAACCGACGGAGGAGCTGGCCTCGGTACGCGGCCCCGACGAACTGGTGGCGCTCGCCAGGCGCTCCGCCGACGAGGGGGCCATAGAGGCGGACTCTGCCGAGCTGTTCATCCGTACGCTGCACCTCAGTGATCTGACGGCGCAGAACGTGATGACGCCCAGGGTCGACGTACAGGCTCTGGAGACGCACGCCACAGCGGCCGACGCGGCCAACCTGACACACGCCACCGGGCTGTCCCGTTTCCCGGTCTTCCGCGACCACCTGGACGACGTGATCGGCAGCGTCCACATCAGGGACGTACTGGCCCTCGAACCCGCCGTACGGGCGGCCACCCCCGTCACCCAGCTGGCCACGCCGCCGCTGCTCGTGCCCGACACGCTCCCCGCCGACCGGCTGCTCGAACGGATGCGGGCGGAACACACGATGGCCGTCGTCATCGACGAGTACGGCGGTACGGCGGGGGTCGCCACCGTCGAGGACATCGTCGAGGAGGTCGTCGGCGAGGTGCGCGACGAACACGACCCAGAGGAGACCGACGACCTGCTGCCCGGCGGGCCCGACGAGGACGGCAGGGCCACCTGGGAGGCGGTCGGCGGCCTCCGTATCGACCAGCTCGCCAGGATCGGACTGCGCGCCGAGGACGGCCCCTACGAGACGGTGGCGGGGCTGCTCGCGGCCCTGCTCGGGCGCATTCCCGAGCCCGGAGACACCGTACGGGTGGACGGCTGGCGGCTGACCGTCCTCGGGGTCGACCACCACCGCGCGGAGCGCGTACGGATCACCGAGCCCACCCCCGGTGCCGCCACCGTGCCGGGCGACTCCGGGGCGGCGCCGGGCGACTCGGGCGAGGGGCCGGGGGACTCCGGCGAGGGGCCGGGTACCGCAGGCGAGGGGCCGGGCAGTACCGGCGAGGGTTCGGGCAACTCACACGAGAGTTCGGGCAACTCCGGAGAGGAGGAGGGCCGATGA
- a CDS encoding NAD(P)-dependent alcohol dehydrogenase — protein sequence MKAVQYREVGAAPEVVEVPVPAPGPGEVLLKVTAAGVCHSDIAVMSWSKEQLGFPLPLTLGHEGVGTVAALGDGVATVEIGDDVAVYGPWGCGNCAKCAEGKENLCLRADELGIFPPGLGAPGAMAEYMIVDSPRHLTPLRGLDPVKTVPLTDAGLTPYHAIKRSLPKLTPGSTAVVIGTGGLGHVAIQLLRALSSARVVALDVSEDKLDLAREVGAHEALLSDKDSADKVRRLTGGLGAAAVFDFVGAPPTVKTAGACAAAEGDVTIVGIGGGTLAVGFGVTPYETSVTAPYWGSRSELGEVLDLAHSGVVDVQVETYGIDEAPKAYERLHDGKIRGRAVILPNGS from the coding sequence ATGAAGGCGGTCCAGTATCGCGAGGTAGGGGCGGCACCCGAGGTCGTGGAGGTTCCGGTGCCCGCGCCCGGCCCCGGTGAGGTGCTGCTGAAGGTGACCGCGGCGGGGGTGTGCCACTCCGACATCGCGGTGATGAGCTGGTCCAAGGAGCAGTTGGGTTTCCCCTTGCCGCTCACCCTCGGGCACGAGGGCGTCGGCACGGTCGCCGCGCTCGGCGACGGCGTCGCGACGGTCGAGATCGGCGACGACGTGGCCGTCTACGGCCCCTGGGGCTGCGGCAACTGTGCCAAGTGCGCCGAGGGCAAGGAGAACCTGTGCCTGCGCGCCGACGAACTCGGCATCTTCCCGCCCGGCCTCGGCGCCCCCGGTGCCATGGCCGAGTACATGATCGTGGACAGTCCCCGCCACCTCACGCCGCTGCGGGGCCTCGACCCGGTCAAGACGGTGCCGTTGACGGACGCGGGACTCACGCCGTACCACGCGATCAAGCGGTCCCTCCCGAAGCTGACCCCGGGCAGCACGGCCGTCGTGATCGGTACGGGCGGCCTCGGCCACGTCGCCATCCAGTTGCTGCGGGCCCTGTCGTCCGCGCGGGTCGTCGCCCTCGACGTGAGCGAGGACAAGCTGGACCTGGCCCGCGAGGTGGGCGCCCACGAGGCGCTCCTTTCGGACAAGGACTCCGCCGACAAGGTCCGCCGGCTCACCGGAGGCCTGGGCGCGGCGGCCGTCTTCGACTTCGTGGGAGCGCCCCCGACGGTGAAGACGGCGGGCGCCTGCGCGGCGGCGGAGGGCGATGTCACCATCGTCGGCATCGGGGGCGGCACGCTGGCCGTGGGGTTCGGCGTCACTCCGTACGAGACATCGGTCACGGCGCCCTACTGGGGCAGCAGGAGCGAGCTGGGCGAGGTGCTCGACCTGGCACACAGCGGCGTGGTCGACGTGCAGGTCGAGACGTACGGCATCGACGAGGCACCGAAGGCGTACGAACGGCTGCACGACGGGAAGATCCGCGGGCGCGCGGTCATCCTGCCCAACGGTTCCTGA
- a CDS encoding PP2C family protein-serine/threonine phosphatase — protein sequence MIPLILLLIISVVDWNTSGEFRIISWIVVVPGVSAAVCGVRATALFAALSVAMYLLNDRIWPYEYRSGLPDLILVATGGVLATAACAIRIREQRTTLHMRDVVETTRNTVLRPLPPSWAGLEHAALYLAADTEARVGGDFYDIQPSPYGTRVIVGDVQGKGLGAVTAAAALLGSFREWGYHERDLAVVAERLETRMRRYQEYGTAMGRDESDRFATAVVVGFPPEGAAEPDMLELVYFGHEPPLAVGPRGVRELAGETLLPLGLGELYPTAVPRVARLSLDVDETLLLVSDGVTEARDKAGVFYPLRERLAAAVVRDPSVVVPGRLVARVGDDTQRHSAGKLTDDTTALAVRRTDGRADGRADGRADGRADGRADGRADGRGLS from the coding sequence GTGATTCCGCTGATCCTGCTGCTGATCATCTCGGTCGTCGACTGGAACACCTCGGGCGAGTTCCGGATCATCTCGTGGATCGTGGTGGTGCCCGGTGTCTCCGCCGCGGTCTGCGGTGTCAGGGCGACCGCGCTGTTCGCGGCGCTGAGTGTGGCGATGTATCTGCTGAACGACAGGATCTGGCCCTACGAGTACCGCAGCGGCCTGCCCGACCTGATCCTGGTCGCGACCGGCGGTGTCCTCGCGACGGCCGCCTGCGCCATCAGGATCAGGGAGCAGCGGACCACGCTCCACATGCGGGACGTCGTGGAGACCACCCGTAACACCGTGCTCCGCCCACTGCCCCCGAGCTGGGCAGGGCTCGAACACGCGGCCCTCTACCTCGCCGCGGACACCGAAGCGCGGGTCGGCGGCGATTTCTACGACATCCAGCCGTCCCCGTACGGGACACGGGTGATCGTCGGGGACGTCCAGGGGAAGGGGCTCGGCGCCGTGACGGCCGCGGCGGCGCTGCTCGGCAGTTTCCGCGAATGGGGCTATCACGAGCGGGACCTCGCGGTGGTGGCAGAACGCCTTGAGACACGTATGCGGCGCTATCAGGAGTACGGGACCGCCATGGGCCGAGATGAGAGCGACCGGTTCGCGACCGCTGTCGTCGTGGGGTTCCCGCCCGAGGGCGCGGCGGAGCCGGACATGCTGGAGTTGGTCTACTTCGGCCACGAGCCGCCGCTGGCCGTCGGTCCTCGGGGCGTACGCGAACTGGCGGGGGAGACACTGCTGCCGCTCGGCCTCGGCGAGCTGTACCCCACCGCGGTGCCGAGGGTCGCGCGGCTGTCGCTCGACGTCGACGAGACGCTGCTGCTGGTCTCCGACGGGGTGACGGAGGCGCGCGACAAGGCCGGAGTCTTCTATCCGTTGCGCGAGCGGCTGGCCGCGGCCGTGGTGCGCGATCCGTCGGTCGTGGTGCCTGGGCGGCTGGTGGCGCGGGTGGGGGACGACACGCAGCGCCACTCCGCGGGGAAACTCACGGACGATACGACGGCGCTCGCGGTCCGCAGGACCGACGGGCGTGCCGACGGGCGTGCCGACGGGCGTGCCGACGGGCGTGCCGACGGGCGTGCCGACGGACGTGCCGACGGTCGGGGCCTGTCATGA